In one window of Leptolyngbya sp. 'hensonii' DNA:
- a CDS encoding PAS domain S-box protein produces the protein MDNQVLPTLLLIDDCAEDRLTYHRFLEQGSFSAYRIVECETAAEAIRSCQQSIPDVVLLDLNLPDGHGLEVLQEIRSHLPATRMAIIILTGQEDVSTAIRAMKAGAQDYLTKDRLTAGALQRAIEEAVSQLDRNRPCVQAQDCPRQITYEQFQSELAQREQAELALHQSERTLKLFVKYAPAGIAMLDRNLCYVMASQRWIEDYQLGSILSVVGRSHYDIFPEIPERWQQIHQRCLAGAIERCEEDLFERADGTQQWIRWEVRPWYTITQEIGGIIIFSEDITDRKRAEIALRDSEERLRLTLTAAKQGLYDVNIATGEVIVNPAYALMLGYDPATFQETADRWVKRLHPDDREQAADLYRAYVAGEIPEYRSEFRLQTQTGDWKWVLSLGKIVDWDAEGKPLRMLGTHTDITNRKQVEVASQQAYQTLETLVAERTAELSQLNHRLSQLAAIVESSNDAIISKTLEGIITSWNPGAEKLFGYTAAEAVGQSIMMLIPANLQAEESHILEQLHQGREIGQYETVRQRKDGQQIEVALSIFPIKDAEGNITGAAKIAHDISERKRTEVALAQYAREVEDLYNNAPCGYHSLAPEGRFIRVNETELKWLGYSREEMIGKPLIDFFTPASRSASFQDYPAFQKQGWVKNLAYEMVCKDGTILPVLISATAVMDAEGKHLYNRATLLDIRDLKQTEAQLRSLSDRLVLALQAGAIGSWELTPDGQGHWDARMYELYGLPPAEQPPELQDWLNLIHPDDRAEVEAVHEAAIQTNQDIDIEFRVIHPDGSIHFIKACVLLQHNEQGLLSRMIGINYDITDRKQAEAQLQQTNEQLALNNLELARATRLKDEFLANMSHELRTPLNAVLGMSEGLQDGIFGSINERQAQAISIIESSGRHLLALINDILDLAKIESGKLELESSDVFIPNLCDMSLTFVRQMAAQKKIQLKSCVPAGIGSIQGDDLRLRQVLINLLSNAIKFTPDGGAVTLEVARACSPGQDYGAVLSPLSSSKPCIGSSYLYFSITDTGIGIAPADLEKLSQPFVQVDSSLSRRYSGTGLGLSLVRRIAELHGGDVRVRSQLGQGSCFTVRIPDRVYLHEPEMLQVPSPTEPSAEILPNASTPERPASSQLILLAEDNEANVETIASYLESWNYPLILASNGQAAIDLTQKHHPDLILMDIQMPGVDGLEAIRQIRQNPEFAKVPIIALTALAMAGDREKTLAAGATEYLAKPVSFKQLESLIHHLLAERPI, from the coding sequence ATGGATAACCAGGTTTTGCCTACTCTTTTACTGATTGATGATTGTGCTGAAGATCGGCTGACCTACCACCGTTTTCTGGAGCAGGGCAGTTTCTCTGCTTACCGTATTGTCGAATGTGAAACCGCTGCGGAAGCGATTCGTTCGTGTCAGCAAAGCATTCCTGATGTGGTGTTGCTGGATCTAAATCTGCCTGATGGCCATGGCTTGGAGGTGCTGCAAGAAATCAGAAGTCATCTGCCAGCTACCCGCATGGCCATCATCATTCTGACCGGGCAGGAAGATGTAAGTACCGCCATCCGAGCTATGAAAGCAGGGGCACAGGACTACCTGACTAAGGACCGGCTCACGGCGGGTGCCCTGCAGCGGGCCATTGAGGAGGCTGTGAGTCAGCTCGATCGGAACAGGCCCTGCGTCCAGGCTCAGGACTGCCCTCGCCAGATTACCTATGAGCAGTTCCAGAGCGAACTAGCCCAACGAGAACAGGCTGAACTGGCCCTGCACCAGAGTGAGCGCACCCTCAAGCTCTTTGTGAAGTATGCGCCTGCTGGTATTGCCATGCTCGATCGCAACCTGTGCTACGTGATGGCCAGCCAGCGCTGGATCGAGGATTATCAGCTTGGTTCCATCCTATCCGTGGTGGGGAGATCGCACTACGATATCTTTCCGGAGATTCCAGAACGCTGGCAGCAAATTCATCAGCGCTGTCTGGCCGGGGCGATCGAACGCTGTGAAGAGGATTTGTTTGAGCGGGCCGATGGCACTCAGCAATGGATTCGCTGGGAAGTTCGGCCCTGGTACACCATTACCCAGGAGATTGGGGGCATCATCATTTTCTCGGAAGATATCACCGATCGCAAACGGGCAGAAATAGCCCTACGAGACAGTGAAGAACGGCTGCGATTGACTCTGACTGCAGCCAAACAGGGACTCTATGATGTCAATATCGCCACTGGGGAAGTCATCGTCAACCCTGCCTATGCCCTGATGCTGGGGTACGATCCGGCAACGTTTCAGGAAACGGCTGACCGATGGGTCAAGCGGCTGCATCCTGACGATCGAGAACAGGCGGCTGACCTCTATCGCGCCTATGTGGCTGGAGAAATTCCAGAGTACCGATCGGAATTTCGCTTACAGACTCAAACTGGAGATTGGAAATGGGTACTGTCCCTGGGCAAGATCGTGGACTGGGATGCAGAGGGCAAGCCATTACGCATGCTGGGGACCCATACCGATATTACCAATCGCAAGCAGGTGGAGGTTGCCTCTCAACAGGCTTACCAGACCCTGGAAACCCTGGTCGCTGAACGCACTGCCGAGTTATCCCAACTGAATCACCGCCTGTCCCAACTGGCTGCGATCGTGGAATCCTCCAACGATGCCATTATCAGCAAAACCCTGGAGGGAATCATTACCAGTTGGAACCCTGGTGCTGAAAAGCTGTTTGGCTATACGGCTGCAGAAGCGGTGGGCCAATCGATCATGATGTTGATTCCTGCCAATCTGCAGGCGGAAGAAAGTCATATTCTGGAGCAACTCCATCAAGGCCGCGAGATCGGACAATATGAAACTGTGCGCCAGCGTAAAGATGGCCAGCAAATTGAGGTTGCCCTCTCCATTTTTCCGATTAAAGATGCAGAGGGCAACATCACGGGTGCGGCCAAAATTGCCCATGATATTAGCGAACGGAAACGCACTGAAGTGGCCCTGGCCCAATATGCCCGTGAAGTTGAGGATCTCTATAACAATGCCCCCTGCGGCTATCACTCCCTCGCCCCGGAGGGGCGATTCATCCGGGTGAACGAGACCGAACTGAAGTGGTTAGGCTATAGCCGAGAAGAAATGATCGGCAAACCCCTCATCGATTTTTTTACGCCAGCCAGCCGTTCCGCTTCCTTCCAGGACTATCCAGCCTTCCAGAAGCAGGGCTGGGTCAAAAATCTGGCCTATGAGATGGTCTGTAAAGATGGCACCATTTTGCCAGTGCTGATCAGTGCCACTGCGGTCATGGATGCAGAGGGTAAGCATTTATATAATCGAGCCACACTCCTGGATATCCGGGATCTCAAGCAAACCGAAGCCCAGCTCCGCAGCCTCTCCGATCGTCTGGTCCTGGCCCTTCAGGCTGGGGCGATCGGGTCCTGGGAATTGACTCCAGATGGCCAGGGTCACTGGGATGCCCGCATGTATGAACTCTATGGTCTGCCACCAGCCGAACAGCCTCCAGAACTTCAGGACTGGCTGAATCTGATTCATCCTGACGATCGGGCTGAAGTTGAGGCAGTCCATGAAGCTGCAATTCAAACTAACCAGGACATCGATATCGAGTTCCGAGTGATTCATCCCGACGGCAGCATCCACTTTATTAAAGCCTGTGTGTTGCTGCAGCACAATGAGCAGGGTCTGCTCTCCCGCATGATTGGCATCAACTACGACATCACCGATCGTAAACAGGCAGAAGCCCAACTCCAACAAACCAATGAGCAATTAGCGCTTAACAATCTGGAACTGGCACGGGCTACCCGCCTCAAAGACGAATTTCTGGCTAACATGAGTCATGAACTCCGAACTCCCCTCAACGCCGTTTTGGGTATGTCGGAAGGGCTGCAGGATGGGATTTTTGGGTCCATAAATGAGCGGCAGGCTCAGGCGATCAGCATCATTGAGAGTAGCGGCAGACATTTGCTGGCCCTGATTAACGACATCCTCGACCTGGCAAAAATTGAATCGGGCAAACTGGAACTGGAATCCAGTGACGTTTTCATCCCTAACCTCTGTGACATGAGTCTGACCTTTGTGCGCCAGATGGCGGCCCAGAAAAAAATTCAGCTCAAAAGCTGCGTCCCTGCAGGTATTGGCTCCATTCAGGGCGACGATCTTCGCCTGCGCCAGGTACTGATCAACCTACTCAGCAACGCCATCAAGTTTACGCCCGACGGAGGGGCGGTCACCCTGGAGGTGGCAAGAGCCTGTAGCCCTGGCCAAGACTATGGAGCTGTTCTCTCTCCCCTTTCCTCCAGCAAGCCTTGCATCGGCTCCTCCTACCTTTACTTTTCGATTACCGATACAGGCATTGGCATTGCCCCAGCAGATCTGGAAAAGCTCTCTCAGCCTTTTGTGCAGGTGGATAGCAGCCTCAGCCGACGATATAGCGGCACCGGCTTGGGGCTATCGCTGGTGCGTCGGATCGCAGAGTTGCATGGTGGGGACGTTCGGGTTCGCAGCCAGTTAGGGCAGGGGAGTTGTTTCACCGTTCGCATCCCCGATCGCGTCTATCTCCATGAACCGGAGATGCTGCAGGTCCCTTCACCTACTGAGCCATCCGCTGAAATCCTCCCCAATGCATCAACTCCGGAGAGGCCAGCCTCCTCCCAACTCATTCTGCTGGCAGAAGACAACGAAGCCAATGTGGAAACCATTGCCAGTTACCTCGAAAGCTGGAATTACCCCCTCATTCTGGCCAGCAACGGGCAGGCGGCGATCGACCTGACCCAAAAGCACCACCCGGACCTGATCCTGATGGACATTCAAATGCCTGGAGTCGATGGGTTAGAAGCCATCCGCCAGATCCGACAAAATCCAGAGTTTGCCAAAGTGCCCATCATTGCACTGACGGCCTTAGCCATGGCTGGCGATCGGGAAAAAACTCTGGCTGCAGGCGCAACCGAGTATCTGGCCAAGCCAGTCTCCTTCAAGCAGTTAGAAAGCCTGATTCATCACCTGCTGGCGGAGCGACCGATATAA
- a CDS encoding response regulator: protein MLVAPFPDDEDERLQALQKYSILDTPEEAGFDELTQLASLICEVPIALISLIDTHRQWFKSKVGLDTTETSRDVAFCPHAILQRDLFVVTDTHQDGRFKDNPLVTADPKIRFYAGAPLITPENHAIGTLCVIDQVPRTLNALQQQTLITLAHQVVSQLELRHHLKRLEQLCQYQKQTEIALQRQVLVFEYSHDGLVLTHLDGTIVDWNPAAERMFGWTKAEILGKSINQIKAAQNSITLPQVVNRVIYQGHWSGEVQFKRKDKSQGICETVIVPLKNEQNQIVALLGTYQDITKRKQAEMRLQEQMQQAVLLNQTLESAKKLAEQADRTKSEFLAVMSHEIRTPMNAIIGMTGLLLDTPLTPQQRDFVETTRNAGDALLTVINDILDFSKIEAGKLELEEQPFSLRDCVEGALDLLAAKAAEKGIELLYLIDQSVPEYLLGDVTRLRQVLVNLISNGIKFTERGEVLISLTAQPINRAGTPSLYEIQFAVKDTGLGIPADRLDRLFQPFSQVDASTTRKYGGTGLGLVISQRLTEMMGGWIWVNSQPGQGSTFFFTIQGEATLQRPVVNPYMVPLQGKRLLIVDDNGTNLNILKLQVESWGMVVETADSGKAALQVLDRSPRFDLAILDMQMPEMDGINLALAIAQHPVHRQLPVIMLTSLAQSRSQVPGIHLAAYLNKPVKQSQLCEILSQVLTQQGDRASAVPAVPALIDPEVSARCPLRILLAEDNIVNQKVALHLLQRMGYRADMAANGLEVLQMLRLQPYDVILMDVQMPEMDGLEAARQIQLMWTGAGQEPPPDWSKPQIIAMTANAMQGDREQCLQAGMDSYISKPVQAKELAQVLCQCHLQSARLALPDPEPAVDRPALMEFVEQLAGSEPEVQQAFLAELVKTFVEVGDELVQLMHRAIATLDPKSLQRAAHSLKSSSASLKAHGLSVLCQTLEDGVAQGKLEGIEAQVAELEAEYDRVKSQFQDVLKA, encoded by the coding sequence ATGTTAGTGGCCCCTTTCCCAGACGATGAAGACGAACGACTGCAGGCTTTGCAGAAGTATTCGATTCTAGACACCCCTGAAGAGGCTGGTTTCGACGAACTGACGCAATTAGCCTCCCTCATCTGTGAGGTTCCGATTGCCCTGATTAGTCTGATCGATACCCATCGGCAATGGTTTAAATCTAAAGTGGGACTGGACACCACAGAAACCAGCCGAGATGTTGCCTTTTGCCCCCATGCGATTTTGCAGCGGGACCTCTTTGTGGTCACGGATACCCATCAGGATGGGCGATTCAAGGATAATCCCCTTGTCACGGCTGACCCAAAAATTCGATTCTATGCTGGGGCTCCCCTGATTACGCCAGAAAACCATGCAATTGGGACGTTGTGTGTGATTGACCAGGTTCCCAGAACCCTGAATGCGCTGCAGCAACAGACTCTGATTACCCTGGCCCATCAGGTGGTTTCCCAGTTGGAATTGCGGCACCACCTGAAGCGGTTGGAACAGTTGTGTCAGTATCAGAAACAGACTGAGATTGCCCTACAACGGCAGGTTCTAGTTTTTGAATATAGCCATGATGGGCTGGTATTGACCCATTTAGATGGCACGATCGTCGATTGGAATCCCGCTGCGGAACGGATGTTTGGTTGGACCAAAGCCGAAATTCTGGGTAAAAGTATCAATCAAATTAAAGCAGCTCAGAACAGCATTACCCTGCCGCAAGTAGTCAATAGGGTGATTTATCAAGGACACTGGTCTGGGGAAGTGCAGTTTAAGCGCAAGGATAAGAGCCAGGGCATTTGCGAGACGGTGATTGTGCCGCTGAAAAATGAGCAGAATCAGATTGTAGCTCTGCTGGGCACCTACCAGGATATCACTAAGCGGAAGCAGGCTGAAATGCGCTTGCAGGAGCAAATGCAACAGGCGGTCTTGCTCAATCAAACGTTAGAATCAGCTAAAAAGCTGGCGGAGCAGGCGGACCGAACAAAGAGTGAGTTTCTGGCTGTCATGAGCCATGAAATTCGGACCCCGATGAATGCCATTATTGGCATGACTGGGTTGCTGCTGGATACCCCGCTAACGCCTCAACAACGGGATTTTGTTGAAACTACCCGGAACGCTGGAGACGCTTTGCTCACAGTAATTAATGACATTCTAGATTTCTCTAAGATTGAAGCTGGTAAATTGGAGCTAGAGGAGCAGCCCTTTAGCCTGAGAGATTGTGTTGAAGGAGCACTGGACCTGCTCGCCGCTAAAGCAGCAGAAAAGGGAATTGAACTGTTATATCTCATTGACCAATCTGTACCTGAGTATTTGCTAGGGGATGTGACCCGACTCCGGCAGGTTCTGGTTAATTTGATTAGCAATGGGATTAAATTTACGGAGCGGGGAGAAGTGCTGATCTCCCTCACAGCACAGCCAATCAATCGCGCAGGAACCCCATCTTTATATGAGATTCAGTTTGCAGTAAAAGATACAGGACTGGGGATTCCAGCCGATCGTCTCGATCGATTGTTCCAGCCCTTCAGTCAGGTGGATGCCTCCACAACACGCAAATACGGGGGCACCGGCCTGGGACTGGTGATCAGCCAGCGCTTAACAGAGATGATGGGGGGTTGGATCTGGGTGAACAGTCAACCCGGTCAGGGATCGACTTTCTTCTTTACGATTCAGGGGGAAGCGACGCTGCAGCGACCGGTGGTCAATCCCTACATGGTGCCCTTGCAGGGGAAACGGCTGTTGATTGTGGATGACAATGGCACGAATTTGAATATTTTGAAGTTGCAGGTGGAATCCTGGGGTATGGTTGTAGAAACGGCTGATTCGGGCAAGGCAGCGTTACAGGTTCTGGACCGATCGCCCAGGTTTGATCTGGCCATCCTAGATATGCAAATGCCAGAAATGGATGGGATTAATCTGGCGCTGGCAATCGCTCAGCATCCGGTCCATCGCCAATTGCCTGTGATCATGCTCACCTCCCTGGCTCAATCTCGATCGCAGGTGCCAGGGATTCACCTCGCAGCCTACCTGAATAAACCTGTGAAGCAGTCCCAGCTTTGTGAGATCCTCTCTCAGGTTTTAACCCAGCAGGGCGATCGGGCAAGCGCTGTCCCTGCAGTTCCAGCGCTGATTGATCCAGAGGTCTCAGCCAGATGTCCCTTACGTATCTTGCTGGCAGAAGATAACATCGTGAATCAAAAAGTGGCGTTGCATCTGTTGCAGCGCATGGGATATCGGGCCGACATGGCTGCCAATGGGCTGGAAGTGTTGCAGATGCTGAGGCTACAGCCCTACGATGTGATTTTGATGGATGTGCAGATGCCAGAAATGGATGGGCTGGAGGCAGCCCGACAGATTCAGTTGATGTGGACGGGGGCAGGCCAAGAGCCACCGCCTGACTGGAGCAAGCCTCAGATTATTGCCATGACGGCCAATGCGATGCAGGGCGATCGGGAGCAATGTTTGCAGGCTGGAATGGACAGTTATATCAGCAAGCCTGTTCAGGCGAAAGAACTGGCCCAAGTTCTCTGTCAGTGTCATCTTCAATCTGCCAGGCTGGCCCTCCCAGACCCTGAACCGGCAGTCGATCGACCTGCTCTGATGGAGTTTGTGGAACAGTTAGCCGGAAGTGAGCCAGAGGTGCAACAGGCTTTTCTGGCTGAACTGGTGAAGACTTTTGTTGAAGTGGGGGATGAATTGGTGCAATTGATGCACCGGGCAATCGCCACGCTAGATCCAAAATCTTTACAACGGGCGGCCCATTCGCTCAAATCCAGTAGTGCGTCTTTGAAGGCGCATGGATTATCAGTCCTTTGTCAAACCCTGGAGGATGGGGTAGCGCAAGGGAAGCTAGAGGGCATTGAAGCTCAGGTGGCGGAGTTGGAAGCAGAATACGATCGGGTGAAATCACAGTTCCAGGATGTGCTCAAGGCTTAA